Below is a window of Herbiconiux aconitum DNA.
AGGACGTCGCTACTCACGGTCAAATGTGATGGTCGAGGATGCGACGCCCACGCGGGTCGGGTCATCACCTGCCAAGCGCACGAGGCGCACCCCCGCCGATCGGGACCCGTTGAGGATCGGCTCCTCGACGAAGAGCTGGTAGGTGCGGTCTCCGCGCTCGCCCTCAGCCCACGCGATGACCTCGAACACATCTCTGGCGTCGCGGATGCGCCACTCCCAGGACTGCGCCGCCCACGCAGGATCCGGTTGCAGCCAGAAGTACACCCGATAGACGGGGTAGTCCTCGTCCTGCAGAACGTCTCGAGGATCGACGGGCTCGGCGATCACACTTACTCCACTTCGCTCGGTTCAAACCGGATCGTCCCGAGCACCACGTTAGACCCGACTCCATCCGGATCATCGCCGCTCGTCAGTGGGTCTCCGCAAGCCAAGGGCAGCACGAAGCCGTTCGCCGATCCTGATGCTGATCGCGGCGACCATCCCGCGGGCGGAACGGCAGTGACGCGAGCCTCACCCCAATACTGTCCCGAACCGGCCGAACATGAGGTAGCCGCATTCGCTTTGAGGTACGACGCGTTGTTCATCGAGTTCGGCGTTCCTGCCCAATCGCCACCGCCTTGCTTGTGCAAGTACAACCGAATGTAGATGCTTTCCATCCTCTGTCCGCAGTCGACCCGGCCTTCGACATTGATGGTGCCGCTCACGTGATGAGACGCATGAGGATGCGCGACTGATATCACGCAGTTGAACGCGGAGAGGCTCGCCTCTGCCGGGGAGGGACTCATCTGGCTCGCGACAGTGCCGCCGCCAAGTGCCATCGAAAACGCCGCCACCATTGACGCTCGCCGCAGCCACTTCTTCATGATCGAACCTTCCGTCGGCCCGCACTGGCGGGATGCCGGACAGCCTGCTCGCATGGAGGCGGTAGGCATTATGAGCAATTGCTACTCAACTGAAGCCACCTGGGCTGAAGAGAGATCACGATGACGCTCGGTCTCTTGCTGATCGGCTCCTCGCTGCTTGCTCGCTCACTCGAGGGGCCGCGTCAGCCGTAGATCCAAATCCGTACACCCGGAGCAGGCTGGGTAGTGGCCTGAGACCAGACCGATCAGCCACTAACCGAAGGAAAAGTCAATGGATGCACCCAGCGTGATCATCGGCATCATCGTCTACGTCGTCGGCTTCGTCGTCGCGATCCTCGTCCTGTCGGCCGTCATCCGTAATGCGGTCAGGCGCGGCGTCGAAGACGTGCTCTACACGAAGGGCAAGGACGGTCTGTGGTCGGCGAATCCGTGGGTCATCTCCATCGCCAAAGAGATCGCAGCGGAGACGCGCAAGACCGACGCCTGATCGCGGGCTGCCCAACGCCCGAGGCAGTGAGTTCCAACAGGCGGCCCGACGGCAAAGCCGAGTAGCGTGACGACCATGAGAAGCAGAGCCGGGCGCATAACGCTCATCGTCGTCGGTATCGTCGCCCTGCTGATCGGAGTCGTCTTCGCAGGACAGGGCGCGAACCTGATCCCCGGAAGCTCAATGACCGGAGACCGCACCTGGCTCTACATCGGCCTCGCGCTCGCGCTCGTCGGCGTTGTGCTGCTCGTGGCTGGCATCCGGCGTCGCGGAAGCGGTGGCTGAGGCGCTAGGCGTCCGTTCGGGGTTGCTGTAGGTGTCGCCTTAGATTCGCTCCGTGTCGCGAGGTGAGATTTGAGCGCTCCCAGGATCGAACTCTGACGAGTCCGGGCACACATCGGGTAACGTGACCCCACATACGCGCGTCTCCGACTTAGCCACGAGCGCGCTCAAACTGGGGGACACATGGGCGACGAACTCGAGCTGATTAGCGACGGCGACGGCCTCGCGATCATCGGCGAGCCGGCGGCGGTCGAGCGCTTCCTCAGCTCTGCCGGTGTCCCATCAAGGGACCTCCCACTTCAGAAGCGTCTCGGCGCTGCCCTCAGCACGGGATCCGGTGTCGCCCAGGCGGGCTCGGACATCGCTGCTAACGCAGGTCGTTGGGTCAAACTGACCGAGGAGTCAGCGAAGGCCATGAAGGTCGGCCAGCTGATGAAAGGCTCGTCGTCGGGAGTGAGTCGCGCCGTCGTCACGAACAAGGGCAAGGTCACGAAGCTTCTGGAGTTCACGAAGCCTGGTTCAATCGGCTCGATACTGACGAGCCCGGCCATGCTGGCTGGCGCTGCGGGGATCATGGCTCAGCTCGCCATGCAGCAGACGATGGAAGAGATCACCCAGTACCTCGCTGTCATCGACGAGAAGGTCGACGACATACTCCGCGCGCAGAAGGATGCGGCGATTGCGCAGATGATCGGTGTTGGTTTCGTCATCGACGACGCCATGACACTCCGGGAGCATACGGGTCGCGTGTCGGAGGTCACCTGGTCAAAGGTGCAAGGCGCCGAGCAGATAATCGCGACGACGCAGGGGTACGCACTCCGTCAGCTTGACGCCCTCGCCGAGAAGATGGAGAAGAGGTCCAAGGTCGGAGACCTGGCAAAGCTCGCGGAAGATGCCGAGACGACAGTCGAGGAATGGCTCGCGGTCCTGGCCCGGTGCTTCCAGCTCCAGGACGGGCTGGCCATCCTCGAGCTCGACCGGGTCCTCGACTCGGGAGCCGACGATCTTGACCGCCATCGCACTGGTCTGCAGTCCGCGAGGAGGAAGCGCCGTGATCAGATCGCACGCAGTACAGCACGTCTCATGGAGCGAATGGACGCGGCATCCGGCATCGCCAACACTCAAGTCCTGCTGCACCCGCTCAAGGCCGGCGCCGTCGTCAGGTCTGGTAATGAGGTGGCGGCTGACGTCATTGTCTTCAATGAACGTCTTGGCATCGAGGCGGGTCGGCGATCGCTGGAGGCGAAGCGCTGGAAACAGGCACTCGGCGAGGCAAAGGATCAGGCAGTCGAGACGGGCGTCGACGGTGTGGAACTAGCCAGGCGCCTAGGCGCCTGGACCGTCGAGGGCGCGAAGTCGGTGGCAGGGAAGGTTTCGCACGATATCGCCGAACGGTTGCCTCACCGACGCCCCGATGAATTGGACGACGACCGCGACCTCTGAGCTCGCGAGCGTGAGTTACGACTAGCAGGACTTTGCCGATTGTAGCCCTCCCGTCTTAGCACTGTTCCACTGAGGGCGCTGCAGATACCAACTAGGGAGAGGAGAGGCTCCCGGAGCGGGCGATGCATCTGAAGGACGTAGTGGTCGACGTTGGTGAACATCTCCTTGCTGCCGTTGCACGCTCCTATTGACTGACCTGCTCGCAACTGTGACTGTGCCGCTGCCTGATCGCCGATCGGTGTTGGCGATGGCGACAAAGGCGCGTCAATCGTCCGGCTTCCGGCAGAGCCAACGTGCTCGGTCTATCGATGACGGAACGCCTACCCACTGAGCCCAATGATGGGACTAGATATCGGAGGAATTGCGATTAGCAGTCAAGGCAGCTCTGCCATGGTGCGAGCGCGTCAGCCTCGGCGTCAAACCTGGCGCTTTGCCAATGTCCCCGCGCAACGAGATCGACGGGCGCAGCGCGTTCGATCCAGTCCTTGTCCACCGAGTACACGAGTTCTATCGCAGATAGGTCGTGCGAGAGAACACAAAAGACCAACTCCCACGACGAATCGCGAAGCATCGTCTGATACTCATTCCGGGAAAGATAGAACTCCGTGCGACCACGCCGAGTGGTGGATTTCACCTCAAGGTGCGTCTCTAGGTCGTCTCCCACAACCGCGATGTCATACCCGTAGCCATCTGAAATCTGCGACATATGGACGACCTGGGCTCTGCACGATTGCTCTAGAGCCTGAAGGAGCAGGCTTTCGCCCGCTGCCCCAACTTCTGACCTTCGGGCGAGATCGATGCGTGCCCAAGCGCTCGCCAGCTCCGCGTACGCTGCATTTGGGTTCAGCCCGAGAACCTCCGCGACTCCCAATGCATCGCTAGGAAGTTCGTCTGGTCCCTTAATTAGATTCCCGAAATCATGCATCCAGTTAGTGTCCCCAACACCCGCGGTGAGAAGCGAAGTTCGCCTCTTGAGCTCACCCAGTTCAAGGATTTCCGGAAGCAAGTTGGAACGGATTAGCCAGGCCAGACCTGCTTCGTGCTGTGTCGGAGTCAGGTCCGAGTATTGAGGCGCCGTACTGAGGAGCGAACGAGCTCGGGTTTCTCCACCCGGTAGGAGATCAAGCCAGCGAATTGCTGCACGAATTGTTGTGTTAGCTGGAACTGACACGAAGGTGGTCCAAAAGGCTTTGGATATCTCCAGAGTCCAAGCTGCCGCCGATCGCGGACTCTTCTGAGAGGTCCCCAAGCCGCTCTACGGCGGGATCGTCAAGAATCTGGCCCATGAATCGAAGCTTGAGCTCGAGGCGCTGATTCACCACATCATCAATCGTGCCTTCGGATGTGAGGACCGTAATCCGCGTGTCAGTATCCGGAGCCAATCCGAGTCGGTGAATGCGATCAAGCGATTGCAGAAATCGTCCTGCTGCGAAGTCACGATCGACATACACCGCATCATGGCACTCATGGTGAAGGCTGATCCCCTCGCCCAGAGTCGCTGGATTCGAGAGCAGGACGAAGCACTCCGGGTCGCTGCGAAACCGGGCAATGCTGCTTTCCCGATCTTCCGATCCCCCATAGACCAACGCAGGCGAATAGTTGCGCAGCAGCTCATTGAGTGTGGTTAAAGACCGTACGAACGTCGACCAAACGAGCGTTTTTCTCCCAGCCCGAGCGTTCTCTGCAACGATCGCAACGGTCTCTTGATACTTCGGTGAAAGTTCGTAGAGGGGCAGGTCTCGCATTAGATCAAACAGAGGCGTGCCGACTGGCGCAAGCAATGGAGGAACCTGATAAGCCAAAGGTTCGTAACGCGTAGTGCCCACTGACAATAGCGCGGGACTAGTCGCCGCCATCAACAAGTACACGACAGCTTTTCCGAGCGATCGAAGATCATCCGGCGAGCTGACACTGCGGTTTGAGACTTGAGAAACGAGCGCGTCGTACACTTCACGATGCAGTGGAGAAAGAGCAAGCGCACGCACCCGCGTTTGCTCGGGCTTGAGGCCCAATTCCTTCTTCGTGGTGCGCGTAAAGAGTGGCTTAAGGACCGTGCTCGCGTGCCTGAGGTCACCGTCAGCTACGGCTCTATTGACCGTCTGGCGTCCCTGTCCAGGCCACACAAAACCAAATAGGTTCTCGAGGTCGCGGACTCCATTTGGCGCAGGGGTTCCAGTAAGGATAAGACGGCGCTTCGCTCTAGGCCCGAGCGCCAAGCACGCAGCTCCGTAGGCCCCATCAGCGCCAAGCTTCATGCGGTGGGCCTCATCCAGAATCAACATGGACGGCCTCGCGGCCAGCCACCTCGTGAGTTCTGGAAGCGAAGCGACAAGGCGCTCGTAGTTAATGATGACGACGTCGGCGGATACCGGAGCATGGCCATCAAGGACAACAACATTGAACTTCTTGTCAAAACAACCGTCTAGCTCGTCAAGCCAAGCTTCGTAGGATGATTTCGGTCCAACAACTA
It encodes the following:
- a CDS encoding DEAD/DEAH box helicase, which produces MKQASLRLSFSDGPLHVRLTAGAGWESDLRRMAPKFRSARQIGVDAVDVELDELLGSLVELASWPDPDTVEWAPELVAVVTSASADALHAERSLHGGATEAISPADLQAMLGPNWIGPLTDFQQRDVSALLSMRHGANFSVPGAGKTRVGAAVFSAAKHADEVERLLVVGPKSSYEAWLDELDGCFDKKFNVVVLDGHAPVSADVVIINYERLVASLPELTRWLAARPSMLILDEAHRMKLGADGAYGAACLALGPRAKRRLILTGTPAPNGVRDLENLFGFVWPGQGRQTVNRAVADGDLRHASTVLKPLFTRTTKKELGLKPEQTRVRALALSPLHREVYDALVSQVSNRSVSSPDDLRSLGKAVVYLLMAATSPALLSVGTTRYEPLAYQVPPLLAPVGTPLFDLMRDLPLYELSPKYQETVAIVAENARAGRKTLVWSTFVRSLTTLNELLRNYSPALVYGGSEDRESSIARFRSDPECFVLLSNPATLGEGISLHHECHDAVYVDRDFAAGRFLQSLDRIHRLGLAPDTDTRITVLTSEGTIDDVVNQRLELKLRFMGQILDDPAVERLGDLSEESAIGGSLDSGDIQSLLDHLRVSSS
- a CDS encoding DUF3883 domain-containing protein, whose translation is MHDFGNLIKGPDELPSDALGVAEVLGLNPNAAYAELASAWARIDLARRSEVGAAGESLLLQALEQSCRAQVVHMSQISDGYGYDIAVVGDDLETHLEVKSTTRRGRTEFYLSRNEYQTMLRDSSWELVFCVLSHDLSAIELVYSVDKDWIERAAPVDLVARGHWQSARFDAEADALAPWQSCLDC